The genomic stretch TACCCGTCTCACCGCTTATTGAAACACCATCAGCTAATCGCATGCGTGAATTTTCTTCAACACATCTTGAATGGTAATCGCTTGAAAATGGTTCTCCAGCTGCTTCTCCGCTGTACAGAATATACCGAACATAACTTGCGTCATATTCGAGCCTACGACACAATCCATTTCTGGATTGCCTGAGCACCAGCTTGGAATAAGCGAGCCTTGTGCCATCACCCGATAAATATCGGCTAGTGTTACAACATTTGGATCAATCGTCAGCCTATAGCCTCCGCCTGAGCCTTCACGTGTATCCACGTATCCGCTGCGGCGCAAGCCACTCATCACCTTCCGAATACGTGCAGAATGTGTGCCAACATTCTCGGCAATCATATCGCTGCTCGCCATTCTCTCTGGCAAATAAGCCAAGTAAACGAGACTGTGTACGGCAATCGTAAATTCGCTGTTCACTGTTACGAGCCTCCCTGCTTTGTACTGTAATTTTATCAGTTACAGTTACATTTGTCAATAGCCGGGTTGCCTGATTCCTTCTTTAGCATACAGCTGTGTCCATGGAGTTATTCTCCATCAAAATTTGGATGAAAGCCCTAAAGTATTTTTTCGTACATTGTCATGATTGAGCGCTCATGTTGAATAAATATGAATAGTGTACTCTCATTCGAGTTCGTCGTACAACATTGTAAGTCACAGGCTTCCTAAACTAGTTTTACTTTGTAAAACTTTAAGGAGGTGATGCATAATGGCATTATTTTGGAATCGATGGCTACCCGTGCGAACAGAAGGAGGCACTAGATCGGAATTAATTGACCGATTGCAGGCCCATTTCAAAGCAAATGGCTTGAAAACCAAAGTTACCATTGAAGGCAATTCCTTGAAAAGGATTCATGTGCTTAAAAAGGACGCCGAACTTGCCAAGGTATTGCTCGATGCCTTTGATGAGGAGCACTAAACAGATGACGGCACAGCTTCTGTACGATTCTAAGCTATGCCAAGCAGCAGGCTGCCGAAGGGCAGCCTGCTGCTATAGTGTCTGATTAGGACGAGCGTCCAGTCATAGAGGAGTGCCTTATCCAGCGATAGCCCTTGCGAACACTGTCAGCATTCAAAATCACCCGCTAACGACTTTTAATCCAATAACTCCAGAAATAATCATAGTTAAGAATAACATTTTCCGCCAGTCCCGAGACTCGCCAAATATGAACATACCTAGAAGCACGCTGCCAATTGAGCCTATTCCTGTCCATATTCCATAGGCAGTACTAATGGGTATGGTTTGAAGAGCTTTAGATAAGAAGTAAAAGCTAACAAATCCTGCGCCAATTGCGCCTACCGTACCCTTCCAACGCTTAAAGCCGTCGGAGAGCTTCATAAAAGTAACGCCGCCGACCTCGCCTAAGCCGGAAATAATCAAGAAAACCCAAGCCATATTACGTACCCACCTTTTCACGATCTTTGTTGTCTATAACTGCCGTTTCGATTGAAGACGACTCCTGAGCCTGCGCTTCCGCAGCCAGCGGCTTTTCCTTGGAGACCAGCTTGAGTCCAACAATGCCTCCAACTAACAAAGCGATAAAAAACAAACGCCAAAAATCTGCTGGCTCATGCAGCACAAGTATGCCGGCGATTACCGTACCTACCGTACCAATACCTGTAAACATAGCATAGGCCACGCCTATTTCAATGGTACGCATCGCACGAGCAAACAACATAAAGCTGGCTGCCAGCAGTACTATCGTAATGAGACTCGGCACAAGCAGCGTAAAGCCCTCCGAGTATTTCAGCCCGAACGTCCAGCCAACCTCTAGAAAGCCTGCTAAAAGTAAAAATATCCATTGCATTCTCGTTCAATCCTCTCTCGCTGTCATCGTCCAAAGCTGCCATAATGATTTCCAGGTCATTTGCTTCCTTTTCTCAAACAGCTCTTCCTCATATAATTGGTTTTCAACCAGCATTCCATCGACACATACGTAAAAGGAGGCAATCAAACGTTCCTCCTCCTGACCGTTAAACAGCCCCGCACTTGCTCCTTTGTGCAGCACATCAGCGATACCCTCCGTCAGTTCTTCCTCGTAGCGCATTAAATCCTGCCGCAGCTGGTCACGCAAATGCCGAGGGGGAACTAATATCGTCCGCTTCAAAAAAGCCTGGCCGGTCGTCATATGATTTAAGTCGGTAAAAAAAACAAACAGTCGATAAAGCTGCTGTTCACTGGATACGAACTCAATGTCACGAAGCAGCTTAAAATATTGCTCTCGTTCCTCTTCGATCACTTCTTGAATGAGCTGTAGAAACAGCTGCTCCTTCGATTTATAATGCGCATAAATGGATGGCGTCTTGATGCCAACCGCTTTGGCAATTTCTGATAAGGACGCTCCCTCATAGCCAGACTCCGTAAACATCGTTAATGCCGCCTGCTTAATGCGTTCTGCTGTAGAAGGCTCTGTAGTCAAGCTTCATCCCTCCTATTCCATCTATCCGTTCCCTTGCCTAACGAACGTTAGTTTAACGAAATTGTAAAACGAATACCGTCAAAAGTCAACAGGTAAACACCCCATAATAAAAAGCCATGCGCTCTCCTATTCTAAAGAGGAGCAGCCGCATGGCTTACTTATTCGTTCTTTTTCGCTCGATTATATTTGTCATACAGCATCCAGCAGCCATTCACAAGCATGCCTAATCCAATGCCTAACACAATAACAAGGATATTCAAAATTAGAAAATAGACGAGCAGCAGTCCAAAGTCCGCGTTGTTGTCAGACTGGGGGAGCACTTTGCTGAGCACAAATGCTAGAAGAACGCTAAACGGAATCCAGAACAAGAAAATGAAAGCTGGGAAGTACCAATGCCGATTCCGGAATAGCTTCACAATTGGCAGGGCAAACGCAATAATCATAATCGCGCAGATGATATAGCTCCGCTTTATAACTCCACTGTTAAAGTATGCAGCATACAAAAACAAATTGCCCGCTCCCGCATAGATCGCACTGAGCAGAAGTACCCGCTTCATCGATCGTCTGAACAGCATTTGATCCTTCTCGTGCTCTGCCATTACACGCCTACAATCTCATGAAGCGCTGCAATAAAAGCATCCATCTCTTCATCCGTTCCGATGCTCACCCGCAAATAGTTATCGATCCGAGGCTGATTGAAATAGCGAACCAGCACACCTTTATCACGCAGCTGCTGGAATATTTCCTTAGCTTCAATCTCTTTATGTGAGATAAAAACAAAGTTGGCCTTTGAATCGGTAGCCTTAAAACCCATTTCGAGAAGCTGCTCCGTCACACGCTCACGTGTAGCGATAACCTTCGCCGTCGTC from Paenibacillus sp. FSL H8-0548 encodes the following:
- a CDS encoding Rrf2 family transcriptional regulator, which codes for MNSEFTIAVHSLVYLAYLPERMASSDMIAENVGTHSARIRKVMSGLRRSGYVDTREGSGGGYRLTIDPNVVTLADIYRVMAQGSLIPSWCSGNPEMDCVVGSNMTQVMFGIFCTAEKQLENHFQAITIQDVLKKIHACD
- a CDS encoding multidrug efflux SMR transporter, whose protein sequence is MAWVFLIISGLGEVGGVTFMKLSDGFKRWKGTVGAIGAGFVSFYFLSKALQTIPISTAYGIWTGIGSIGSVLLGMFIFGESRDWRKMLFLTMIISGVIGLKVVSG
- a CDS encoding multidrug efflux SMR transporter → MQWIFLLLAGFLEVGWTFGLKYSEGFTLLVPSLITIVLLAASFMLFARAMRTIEIGVAYAMFTGIGTVGTVIAGILVLHEPADFWRLFFIALLVGGIVGLKLVSKEKPLAAEAQAQESSSIETAVIDNKDREKVGT
- a CDS encoding TetR/AcrR family transcriptional regulator, yielding MTTEPSTAERIKQAALTMFTESGYEGASLSEIAKAVGIKTPSIYAHYKSKEQLFLQLIQEVIEEEREQYFKLLRDIEFVSSEQQLYRLFVFFTDLNHMTTGQAFLKRTILVPPRHLRDQLRQDLMRYEEELTEGIADVLHKGASAGLFNGQEEERLIASFYVCVDGMLVENQLYEEELFEKRKQMTWKSLWQLWTMTARED